Proteins from one Methanococcus maripaludis C5 genomic window:
- the trpA gene encoding tryptophan synthase subunit alpha encodes MNKPVLVSFLVSGDPNPDATLKFMKTLDKYSGVIELGIPFSDPVADGPTIQAADVRALSNGFKIAKSFEVLKEFRKESDTPVILMTYYNPVFKRGIENFVISAKEAGAKGLIIVDLPLQEATEYREICKKHEMGTVFLAAPNTPEERLKISDEASTEFLYLISTFGITGARDTFEQMTFDFIKRARTTCKGKICVGFGISKGSHAESLIEQGADGVIVGSAFVDIIKNYGDSEEALVKLEEFAKELSEGIDKGYEKRNK; translated from the coding sequence ATGAATAAACCTGTGTTAGTCAGTTTTTTAGTTTCTGGAGATCCAAATCCGGATGCAACATTGAAATTTATGAAAACACTCGATAAATATTCGGGAGTAATCGAGCTTGGAATTCCATTCAGCGATCCTGTTGCAGACGGACCAACGATTCAAGCGGCAGATGTAAGGGCACTTTCAAACGGATTTAAAATTGCAAAATCCTTTGAAGTATTGAAAGAATTTAGAAAAGAGTCTGATACCCCTGTAATTTTGATGACATATTACAATCCAGTATTTAAAAGAGGAATCGAAAACTTCGTAATTAGTGCCAAAGAAGCAGGTGCAAAAGGGCTTATTATTGTTGATTTGCCACTTCAAGAAGCAACTGAATATAGAGAAATCTGCAAAAAACACGAAATGGGAACGGTATTTCTTGCAGCACCAAACACTCCCGAAGAACGTTTAAAAATATCTGATGAAGCAAGTACTGAATTTTTATATCTTATTTCAACTTTTGGGATAACTGGTGCAAGGGATACCTTTGAACAGATGACTTTTGATTTTATTAAACGAGCAAGGACAACATGCAAAGGAAAAATCTGTGTTGGATTTGGAATTTCAAAAGGAAGTCATGCAGAAAGTTTAATCGAGCAAGGTGCTGATGGAGTAATTGTTGGAAGTGCTTTTGTAGACATTATTAAAAATTACGGAGATTCAGAAGAAGCGCTTGTTAAATTAGAAGAATTCGCAAAAGAATTAAGCGAAGGAATTGATAAAGGATACGAAAAAAGAAATAAATAA
- a CDS encoding Nre family DNA repair protein encodes MELFRSKTCALCKGRKLLCGRPRCPILEKFRVAKAVESKINKKEIFGASPPSVFVGEFGYPNVRIGPMVPPVEGDTSFMDDPSRWDNISIPEIMEFRSMLVMGETNANVQVNKNSNLLNNIQELAMANKPVDSEIELKKAPKLELITGGFTPPVGPRESMLKFRLAENPKIPRKSDYIVNDELKANEGMISLYDSGFDEYYIIKLLSTGLLGINKKLVPTKWSITAAQDLLGKYVKKKIVENNQINDYEVYYKNFLGNRYAVLLIPDMYAFEMLEVWLKGSLFSGENYQILGDFEDITGMKGYADEITGAFYASRLSILEYLKKRKKQAKILVFREITPEYYAPVGVWQIRTGVKLAMENRLGKFNNLKSALEEIKKYLDVPMKDYETKSKILKSNQRQVTLDKFF; translated from the coding sequence ATGGAACTTTTCCGGTCAAAAACATGTGCTCTTTGTAAAGGTAGAAAACTGCTTTGTGGAAGGCCCCGATGCCCGATACTTGAAAAATTCAGAGTTGCAAAAGCAGTTGAATCCAAAATAAATAAAAAAGAGATTTTTGGAGCATCCCCCCCTTCTGTTTTTGTTGGAGAATTTGGATACCCGAATGTCAGGATTGGGCCAATGGTTCCACCGGTAGAAGGGGATACGTCTTTTATGGATGATCCAAGTCGATGGGATAATATTTCAATTCCAGAGATCATGGAATTTCGTTCAATGCTGGTTATGGGCGAAACTAATGCGAATGTTCAGGTAAACAAAAATTCAAATTTATTGAATAATATTCAGGAACTTGCAATGGCGAATAAACCCGTTGACAGTGAAATCGAACTTAAAAAAGCTCCAAAACTTGAATTAATAACTGGTGGATTTACGCCCCCTGTCGGCCCACGAGAAAGCATGTTAAAATTCAGACTTGCAGAAAACCCGAAAATCCCTCGAAAATCCGATTATATAGTAAATGATGAATTAAAGGCGAATGAAGGGATGATTTCACTTTACGATTCAGGATTTGATGAATATTATATAATAAAACTCCTTTCAACAGGCCTCCTTGGAATAAATAAAAAGCTGGTTCCGACAAAATGGAGCATAACTGCTGCACAGGATCTGCTTGGAAAGTACGTAAAGAAAAAAATAGTGGAAAATAATCAAATCAACGATTATGAGGTATATTATAAAAATTTCCTCGGGAATAGGTATGCTGTGCTTTTAATTCCAGATATGTACGCATTTGAGATGCTTGAGGTATGGCTTAAAGGTTCATTATTCAGTGGCGAAAATTACCAGATTTTGGGAGACTTTGAAGATATTACTGGAATGAAAGGCTATGCTGATGAAATAACTGGTGCATTTTATGCAAGCCGACTCAGCATTTTAGAATATCTTAAAAAAAGAAAAAAACAAGCGAAAATACTTGTATTTAGAGAAATTACTCCAGAATATTATGCCCCAGTTGGAGTCTGGCAGATTAGAACCGGCGTAAAACTTGCAATGGAAAATAGACTTGGTAAATTTAATAACTTAAAATCAGCACTTGAAGAAATAAAAAAATACCTTGATGTGCCAATGAAAGACTATGAAACAAAAAGTAAAATATTAAAAAGCAATCAAAGGCAAGTTACCCTTGATAAGTTCTTCTAA
- a CDS encoding lysine exporter LysO family protein: protein MNFTVLVLIALILGFIVGKIFGIDFGNMYEIMLYIQILLIGIDLGKSSGLRGVKKVGKFGILLPLFTIIGSLIGGIISSIVLDIPLKYALAIASGMGWYSLCGPILAEYSAIYGVMGFLVNLAREVLTIVCYSFVVKKFPKDMAITLGGGTSMDSTLPIIVKFGGKDIMILSFVHGFILTLLIPFITPFILMLPL from the coding sequence ATGAATTTTACAGTTTTGGTATTAATCGCCCTAATTTTGGGATTTATCGTTGGAAAAATATTTGGAATAGATTTTGGAAACATGTATGAAATAATGCTCTATATCCAGATTTTGTTAATTGGAATCGACCTTGGAAAAAGTAGTGGTCTTAGGGGAGTTAAAAAAGTTGGAAAATTTGGGATATTACTTCCTTTATTTACGATTATCGGGTCATTGATCGGCGGAATAATTTCATCAATCGTTTTAGACATCCCTTTAAAATATGCACTCGCAATTGCATCTGGAATGGGGTGGTACAGTCTTTGTGGGCCAATTTTAGCAGAATATTCTGCAATTTATGGAGTAATGGGATTTTTGGTAAATCTTGCAAGAGAAGTTTTGACAATTGTTTGTTATTCATTTGTGGTAAAAAAGTTTCCAAAAGATATGGCAATTACGCTTGGTGGTGGAACCAGCATGGATTCAACACTTCCAATAATTGTTAAATTTGGTGGAAAAGACATAATGATTCTTTCATTCGTCCACGGGTTTATATTGACACTTCTAATTCCATTTATAACGCCGTTTATATTGATGCTTCCATTGTAA
- a CDS encoding NosD domain-containing protein: MTKISYKPLIALALAVFLSMSFAYAAAGGEKGTNTNYINSLPYTINDSGKYLLNVSESGLNGPAIEIIVDNVTLEGNGHYIEGDYIHNGYTQDCGVRALYVSGLTIKDMNISGFASGICFMGVSDSTIFKNNIPNSDEDGIGIYEGCENIRVEQNSISECMFPLYISTAYPYTIPITNVEIVNNEIIDSGLGITLSGNSANAKITSNDIINNSRGICAYIATDLKITSNDIVDAYQGIYLYMATNAKITSNDIVDAMILGMGIYDSNDCDIHGNKISSYGIDLEILNNTDFKESGNKYNDSNII; the protein is encoded by the coding sequence ATGACTAAAATTAGTTATAAACCATTAATAGCTTTAGCTCTCGCAGTATTTTTGAGTATGTCTTTTGCGTATGCTGCAGCAGGTGGTGAAAAAGGAACAAATACTAACTACATAAATTCATTACCTTATACCATAAATGATTCTGGAAAATACTTGTTAAATGTGTCTGAATCAGGTTTGAATGGTCCTGCAATAGAAATAATTGTAGATAACGTGACTCTTGAGGGGAATGGACATTATATTGAAGGGGACTATATTCATAACGGGTATACCCAAGATTGTGGAGTACGGGCATTATACGTTTCTGGACTCACAATTAAAGATATGAATATCAGCGGATTTGCATCCGGAATATGCTTTATGGGCGTATCAGACAGTACCATATTTAAAAATAACATTCCAAACAGTGATGAAGATGGTATTGGAATATATGAAGGATGTGAAAATATTAGGGTAGAACAAAACAGCATTTCTGAATGCATGTTTCCGCTGTATATTTCCACCGCATACCCATACACAATACCGATAACAAATGTTGAAATAGTAAATAATGAAATTATTGATTCTGGATTGGGAATTACTCTTAGCGGTAACTCCGCAAATGCCAAAATAACTTCAAATGACATAATAAATAATTCTCGAGGTATATGTGCATATATAGCCACGGATTTAAAAATAACTTCAAATGATATAGTGGATGCTTATCAAGGCATATACTTATATATGGCTACAAATGCTAAAATAACTTCAAATGACATAGTAGACGCTATGATTCTGGGCATGGGTATTTACGATTCAAACGACTGCGACATTCATGGAAATAAAATTTCGAGTTACGGTATTGATTTAGAAATTTTAAATAACACAGATTTCAAAGAATCTGGAAATAAATACAACGACTCAAATATAATCTAA
- a CDS encoding NosD domain-containing protein: MNDITGPIYITANDVTFDGNRYHISGDGSGVYLINCKGATVKDTTISCQLAGIVLQNATNCMIEKNNVTGCCYGIALMCESDGNKIINNDVCNNNLGFYYGGGIVALGYDCDGNKIHANTVLNNSYWYFTSWWPDWEKEFVPNDISLDEEVNDISGNHITE; this comes from the coding sequence ATGAATGACATAACTGGGCCCATTTACATTACAGCTAATGACGTTACATTTGATGGAAACAGATACCACATCAGTGGTGACGGTTCTGGAGTATATTTAATAAATTGTAAGGGGGCAACTGTAAAAGATACGACCATATCTTGCCAACTTGCTGGAATAGTGCTTCAGAATGCCACAAACTGCATGATAGAAAAAAATAATGTAACAGGCTGTTGCTATGGAATAGCATTAATGTGTGAGTCTGATGGAAATAAAATAATTAACAATGATGTCTGTAACAATAACCTTGGATTTTACTATGGGGGAGGAATCGTAGCATTGGGTTACGATTGTGACGGCAACAAAATACATGCAAATACTGTGCTAAATAATAGCTACTGGTATTTCACAAGTTGGTGGCCCGACTGGGAGAAAGAATTTGTGCCCAATGACATTTCCCTTGATGAAGAAGTAAATGATATAAGCGGAAATCATATCACAGAATAA